One segment of Desulfonatronum thiosulfatophilum DNA contains the following:
- a CDS encoding type II toxin-antitoxin system HicB family antitoxin has protein sequence MRYSVNIKKTEEGYAVWVPGLPGCWSQGATEDEALENIKEAIQDYLHTVNLLTVENEIRYVDVAHA, from the coding sequence ATGAGGTATTCCGTGAATATCAAGAAGACTGAAGAAGGATACGCGGTCTGGGTCCCAGGGTTGCCGGGATGCTGGTCGCAAGGGGCGACCGAGGATGAAGCGCTTGAGAACATTAAGGAAGCCATTCAGGACTATTTGCATACGGTTAATTTGTTGACCGTTGAAAACGAAATCAGGTACGTCGACGTCGCTCATGCCTAA